The Aptenodytes patagonicus chromosome 27, bAptPat1.pri.cur, whole genome shotgun sequence genome contains a region encoding:
- the LOC143171371 gene encoding homeobox protein Hox-C13-like: MTAPLGLPPRWPDGLACRCEDAPREKNRMEGLGHCREMMPHAGLAVPTAPPPPPPPQGAAYAELAAAEPPRQCPSGAASSAALSYGYPFGGGYYGCRLSHSHGVNLQQKPCAYHPGEKYPEAGGPLPGEELPSRAKEFAFYPGFPSSYQAVPGYLDVSVVPGLGGHPEPRHDALLPMEGYQHWALSNGWDGQVYCSKEQSQSAHLWKSPFPDVVPLQPEVSSYRRGRKKRVPYTKIQLKELEKEYAASKFITKEKRRRISATTNLSERQVTIWFQNRRVKEKKVVSKSKTAHLHAT, translated from the exons ATGACGGCACCGCTCGGCCTCCCCCCGCGCTGGCCCGACGGCCTCGCCTGCCGCTGCGAGGACGCCCCGCGGGAGAAGAACCGcatggaggggctggggcactGCCGGGAGATGATGCCCCACGCGGGACTCGCCGTGCccaccgccccaccgcccccacCGCCGCCACAGGGAGCCGCGTACGCCGAACTGGCGGCTGCCGAGCCCCCCCGGCAGTGCCCGTCGGGGGCGGCTTCCAGCGCGGCGCTGAGCTACGGTTACCCCTTCGGTGGGGGCTACTACGGCTGCAGGTTGTCCCACTCCCACGGAGTCAACTTGCAGCAGAAACCCTGCGCTTACCACCCCGGGGAGAAGTACCCCGAGGCCGGCGGGCCCCTGCCCGGCGAGGAGCTGCCGTCGAGGGCCAAAGAATTCGCCTTTTACCCCGGTTTTCCCAGCTCCTACCAGGCGGTCCCTGGCTATTTGGACGTGTCGGTGGTACCGGGGCTCGGTGGTCACCCGGAACCGAGACACGACGCTTTGCTTCCCATGGAAGGTTACCAACACTGGGCTCTTTCTAACGGCTGGGACGGGCAAGTGTACTGCTCCAAAGAGCAATCGCAGTCCGCGCACCTCTGGAAATCACCTTTCCCAG ACGTGGTCCCCTTACAACCCGAAGTCAGCAGCTACCGGAGGGGACGGAAAAAAAGGGTCCCTTACACCAAAATCCAGCTGAAGGAGTTGGAAAAGGAGTACGCGGCCAGCAAATTCATCAccaaagagaagaggaggaggatttcGGCCACCACCAACCTGTCCGAGCGCCAAGTGACTATCTGGTTCCAGAACCGGAGGGTCAAGGAGAAGAAGGTGGTGAGCAAATCCAAGACAGCGCATCTCCACGCCACCTGA